A region of Diospyros lotus cultivar Yz01 chromosome 3, ASM1463336v1, whole genome shotgun sequence DNA encodes the following proteins:
- the LOC127796452 gene encoding uncharacterized protein LOC127796452 isoform X2, which translates to MMRRSFGGNGGMGGGGGMLRTVQRAVKASVGGGAASQDPFAHSTATANSNSPTTATYKPTTSAALSLSSSSPFPSSTIPISATTTLPTWPSSPSASEDFDWECVDGSEFGRLPRPFRDDFVFGTVPSADEVQSAVVALQQASSAGTELDWIEPSLQLHNPRMLQPYGTNRVYDAFHLLQTEPCIQRMVISLSSDKAVWDAVLSNEVVRELRESLSEAGSDVPEIVGDGSDASDASRNVVLWIFNKTKAKVIELIEKLARVMNDLFQTPKGDCKTMGGADPFEEKLRASFLLSIVVLLIVVVSRAHGVPS; encoded by the exons atgatGAGGAGGTCATTTGGAGGCAACGGAGGAATGGGCGGCGGTGGGGGGATGCTAAGGACGGTCCAGAGAGCAGTGAAGGCCAGCGTCGGCGGTGGAGCGGCTTCCCAGGACCCCTTCGCTCATTCCACCGCCACTGCCAACTCCAACTCTCCCACTACTGCTACTTACAAACCCACAACCTCGgccgccctctctctctcctcttcctcTCCCTTTCCTTCCTCCACCATTCCGATTTCCGCCACTACCACTCTTCCCACTTGGCCCTCCTCTCCCTCCGCCAGCGAAGATTTCGACTGGGAATGCGTCGACGGAAGCGAATTCGGACGGCTTCCTCGCCCTTTTCGTGATGATTTCGTTTTCGGCACAGTTCCTTCGGCGGACGAAGTCCAAAGCGCAGTCGTTGCTCTTCAGCA AGCTTCTTCGGCTGGGACAGAGTTAGATTGGATTGAGCCGTCGCTCCAGCTGCATAATCCAAGAATGTTGCAGCCTTATGGAACTAACAGAGTTTATGATGCTTTCCATCTACTGCAGACTGAGCCTTGCATTCAG AGGATGGTAATTTCGTTGTCGTCTGATAAAGCTGTTTGGGATGCTGTTTTGAGCAATGAGGTGGTAAGGGAGCTTAGAGAATCACTAAGTGAAG CGGGCAGCGACGTTCCTGAGATTGTAGGTGACGGGTCAGATGCCTCTGATGCATCAAGAAACGTGGTACTCTGGATTTTCAACAAGACTAAGGCAAAAGTGATAGAGCTAATTGAGAAACTGGCGAGGGTAATGAACGATCTGTTTCAGACGCCAAAGGGCGACTGCAAGACGATGGGGGGAGCAGATCCTTTTGAGGAAAAGCTCCGGGCTTCCTTCCTGCTGTCAATCGTGGTCCTCTTGATCGTGGTCGTGAGCCGAGCCCATGGGGTGCCATCTTAA
- the LOC127796452 gene encoding uncharacterized protein LOC127796452 isoform X1, whose amino-acid sequence MMRRSFGGNGGMGGGGGMLRTVQRAVKASVGGGAASQDPFAHSTATANSNSPTTATYKPTTSAALSLSSSSPFPSSTIPISATTTLPTWPSSPSASEDFDWECVDGSEFGRLPRPFRDDFVFGTVPSADEVQSAVVALQQLAHNPAKGIANKVTNSTDLVNRASSAGTELDWIEPSLQLHNPRMLQPYGTNRVYDAFHLLQTEPCIQRMVISLSSDKAVWDAVLSNEVVRELRESLSEAGSDVPEIVGDGSDASDASRNVVLWIFNKTKAKVIELIEKLARVMNDLFQTPKGDCKTMGGADPFEEKLRASFLLSIVVLLIVVVSRAHGVPS is encoded by the exons atgatGAGGAGGTCATTTGGAGGCAACGGAGGAATGGGCGGCGGTGGGGGGATGCTAAGGACGGTCCAGAGAGCAGTGAAGGCCAGCGTCGGCGGTGGAGCGGCTTCCCAGGACCCCTTCGCTCATTCCACCGCCACTGCCAACTCCAACTCTCCCACTACTGCTACTTACAAACCCACAACCTCGgccgccctctctctctcctcttcctcTCCCTTTCCTTCCTCCACCATTCCGATTTCCGCCACTACCACTCTTCCCACTTGGCCCTCCTCTCCCTCCGCCAGCGAAGATTTCGACTGGGAATGCGTCGACGGAAGCGAATTCGGACGGCTTCCTCGCCCTTTTCGTGATGATTTCGTTTTCGGCACAGTTCCTTCGGCGGACGAAGTCCAAAGCGCAGTCGTTGCTCTTCAGCA ACTTGCTCATAACCCAGCTAAGGGTATTGCCAATAAAGTAACAAACTCAACTGATCTGGTTAACAGAGCTTCTTCGGCTGGGACAGAGTTAGATTGGATTGAGCCGTCGCTCCAGCTGCATAATCCAAGAATGTTGCAGCCTTATGGAACTAACAGAGTTTATGATGCTTTCCATCTACTGCAGACTGAGCCTTGCATTCAG AGGATGGTAATTTCGTTGTCGTCTGATAAAGCTGTTTGGGATGCTGTTTTGAGCAATGAGGTGGTAAGGGAGCTTAGAGAATCACTAAGTGAAG CGGGCAGCGACGTTCCTGAGATTGTAGGTGACGGGTCAGATGCCTCTGATGCATCAAGAAACGTGGTACTCTGGATTTTCAACAAGACTAAGGCAAAAGTGATAGAGCTAATTGAGAAACTGGCGAGGGTAATGAACGATCTGTTTCAGACGCCAAAGGGCGACTGCAAGACGATGGGGGGAGCAGATCCTTTTGAGGAAAAGCTCCGGGCTTCCTTCCTGCTGTCAATCGTGGTCCTCTTGATCGTGGTCGTGAGCCGAGCCCATGGGGTGCCATCTTAA
- the LOC127796781 gene encoding splicing factor-like protein 1, whose product MESLGSHLTEPNSQFQNSAETLGSYNHVSYEALASSGQQAPQALGSGENPFHSVASDDPKQAVSNAENGHKEFGEKASEDAQIHKPLVCENGLTNAHSGTDRDCSGGEEETSSRRRRRSRWDPPPSDSNDGAACSDGTGTGGRKRKSRWADEEPKPVIQLPDFMKDFTGGFEFDPEIQAINSRLLEISRKLQSGLPLDDRPEGARSPSPEPIYDNMGIRINTREYRARERLNRERQEIISQIIKKNPAFKPPADYRPPKLHKKLYIPMKEYPGYNFIGLIIGPRGNTQKRMEKETGAKIVIRGKGSVKEGKLLQKRDLKPDPSENEDLHVLVEADTQESLDAAAGMVEKLLQPVDEVLNEHKRQQLRELAALNGTIRDEEYCRLCGEAGHRQFACPSRTSTFKSDVLCKICGDGGHPTIDCPVKGTTGKKMDDEYQNFLAELGGAVPDSLSKQSSGILALGSGSSGSNLPWASGNGAGGTTQAGLGTNGVKKEYDDTNLYIGYLPPTLDDDGLIRLFTPFGDIVMAKVIKDRVTGLSKGYGFVKYSDVQQANNAIASMNGHRLDGRTIAVRVAGKPPQPAVPPGPPTSAVPTYPVQSHAAGAYPSQQFTQGGPLGNAPPGSYAAAPVPWAPPVPPPYASYPPPPPGSAVYTPIPGQPLPAYGVQYPPPMTVSSATSSETVSSGELQQSYPPGVQSQSTSSVQGVPSNVYGNSAAAMPPDIQPAYPTSFAYPSYYGVAPQQPPPPPPPPVSQPALDQPPSIGNVPWAPNPPVPRPVTTADKTTYGADTEYEKFMAEMK is encoded by the coding sequence ATGGAGTCTCTTGGATCGCACCTCACGGAACCGAATTCCCAGTTTCAGAACTCGGCCGAAACCCTAGGCTCCTACAACCATGTTTCGTACGAGGCTTTGGCGTCTTCCGGTCAACAGGCTCCCCAAGCCCTAGGTTCGGGAGAAAATCCTTTTCACTCTGTTGCTTCCGATGATCCGAAGCAGGCCGTTTCGAACGCGGAAAACGGGCATAAGGAGTTTGGAGAGAAGGCGTCTGAGGATGCTCAGATTCACAAGCCGTTGGTGTGTGAAAACGGTTTAACCAACGCTCACAGCGGAACCGACAGGGACTGCTCTGGCGGGGAGGAGGAGACGTCCAGCAGACGGAGGAGGCGTAGCCGCTGGGACCCCCCTCCTAGCGATTCGAATGATGGTGCTGCCTGCAGCGATGGTACTGGGACTGGCGGCAGGAAGAGGAAGTCCCGGTGGGCTGATGAAGAACCGAAACCGGTAATTCAGTTGCCTGATTTCATGAAAGATTTCACTGGAGGTTTTGAGTTTGACCCTGAAATTCAAGCAATTAATAGTAGGCTTCTTGAGATAAGTAGAAAATTGCAATCTGGGTTACCGCTGGATGACCGGCCCGAGGGTGCTCGATCACCTTCGCCCGAACCCATATATGATAACATGGGAATACGAATAAACACTAGGGAATATAGGGCCCGTGAACGATTGAACAGGGAGAGGCAAGAAATTATATCACAGATTATTAAAAAGAATCCCGCATTTAAGCCCCCGGCTGACTATCGGCCACCAAAGCTTCACAAGAAGCTTTACATACCAATGAAAGAGTACCCAGGCTATAATTTCATTGGACTTATTATTGGGCCAAGGGGGAACACGCagaaaagaatggaaaaagAGACTGGAGCTAAAATTGTAATTCGGGGTAAAGGGTCAGTGAAAGAAGGTAAATTACTCCAGAAGAGGGACTTAAAACCCGATCCATCAGAGAATGAGGATTTACATGTCTTAGTGGAAGCAGATACACAAGAATCCCTTGATGCTGCAGCAGGCATGGTGGAAAAGCTCTTACAGCCTGTTGACGAAGTCCTTAATGAACATAAGAGGCAACAGCTCAGGGAACTTGCTGCTTTAAATGGAACTATAAGAGATGAGGAGTATTGTAGATTATGTGGTGAAGCAGGCCACAGACAGTTTGCTTGTCCTTCTCGTACTTCAACTTTCAAAAGTGATGTTCTCTGTAAAATATGTGGTGATGGTGGGCATCCAACCATTGATTGTCCAGTGAAGGGAACGACAGGTAAGAAAATGGATGATGAGTATCAGAACTTCTTAGCAGAGTTAGGAGGGGCAGTCCCTGATTCTTTGTCTAAGCAAAGCAGTGGAATTCTAGCCCTTGGTTCAGGCAGTTCGGGAAGCAATCTTCCTTGGGCAAGTGGTAACGGTGCTGGTGGCACCACACAAGCAGGCTTGGGGACAAATGGAGTAAAAAAAGAATACGATGATACAAATTTATACATTGGTTACTTGCCACCTACTCTTGATGATGATGGCTTAATCAGGTTGTTTACACCTTTTGGTGATATAGTGATGGCTAAGGTTATTAAGGACCGGGTTACTGGATTGAGCAAGGGTTATGGTTTTGTTAAATATTCTGATGTTCAACAGGCCAATAATGCTATTGCTAGTATGAATGGCCATCGTCTAGATGGTAGAACAATTGCTGTGAGAGTTGCTGGTAAGCCCCCCCAGCCTGCTGTTCCTCCAGGTCCTCCCACTTCGGCTGTCCCTACATATCCTGTTCAAAGCCATGCTGCTGGTGCCTATCCATCCCAGCAGTTTACTCAAGGTGGTCCACTTGGGAATGCACCTCCTGGGAGCTATGCTGCTGCTCCAGTTCCATGGGCACCACCTGTacctcctccttatgcttctTATCCTCCTCCCCCACCAGGATCAGCCGTGTATACCCCTATCCCAGGTCAACCACTGCCTGCTTACGGAGTTCAATATCCCCCACCAATGACAGTTTCTTCTGCCACATCATCAGAGACTGTATCTTCTGGTGAATTACAACAAAGCTACCCACCTGGGGTGCAATCTCAAAGTACCTCTTCTGTTCAAGGTGTTCCTTCCAATGTATATGGGAACTCTGCAGCAGCAATGCCCCCAGACATTCAACCTGCTTATCCAACTTCTTTTGCTTACCCATCCTATTATGGTGTAGCTCCCCAACAACCCCCTCCTCCCCCACCTCCTCCTGTGTCTCAGCCAGCACTGGACCAGCCACCGAGCATTGGAAATGTCCCTTGGGCACCAAATCCACCAGTTCCTCGGCCTGTTACAACAGCTGACAAGACTACTTATGGTGCAGATACAGAGTATGAGAAGTTCATGGCAGAGATGAAGTAG
- the LOC127798531 gene encoding 60S ribosomal protein L15-like yields the protein MGAYTYVSELWRKKQSDVMRFLLRVRCWEYRQHSSIVRVTHPTRPDKARRLGYKAKQGYVIYRVRVRRGGRKRPVPKGIVYGKPTNQGVTQLKFQRSKRSVAEERAGRKLGGLKVLNSYWINEDSTYKYYEVILVDAAHNAIRNDPRIQWICKPVHKHRELRGLTSAGKKYRGLRGKGHLHHKARPSRRATWKRNNTLSLRRYR from the exons ATGG GCGCATACACTTACGTGTCGGAGCTATGGAGGAAGAAGCAGTCGGATGTGATGAGGTTTTTGCTGAGGGTGAGGTGCTGGGAGTATCGCCAGCATTCTTCGATTGTGCGTGTCACTCACCCCACTCGCCCTGACAAGGCTCGTCGATTGGGTTACAAGGCCAAGCAG GGTTATGTGATTTATCGTGTTCGTGTAAGACGTGGTGGGAGAAAGCGACCTGTTCCTAAGGGTATCGTATACGGTAAACCCACAAATCAAGGTGTCACTCAGCTGAAATTCCAACGCAGCAAGCGCTCAGTTGCGGAGGAACGTGCTGGTCGGAAGTTAGGTGGGCTGAAGGTTCTCAACTCATACTGGATCAATGAG GATTCCACTTACAAATATTACGAGGTAATCTTGGTTGATGCCGCCCATAATGCAATCCGTAATGACCCGAGGATCCAATGGATCTGCAAGCCAGTTCACAAGCACAGAGAGCTTCGTGGACTCACCTCTGCTGGTAAGAAATACAGAGGCCTTCGTGGAAAGGGACATTTGCACCACAAGGCAAGACCATCAAGGAGGGCTACTTGGAAGAGGAACAACACGCTCTCTCTCCGCCGCTACCGCTGA
- the LOC127796375 gene encoding F-box protein At5g51370-like: MSFPSVKPEPGSPLKPGWSELWLKNKKALNQALFAMKLQSAADSAKTQLFDRSKLVLDPTSLLSDELLLQILSKLPQSQRNSNFLVSKRWLNLQGRLVRSLKVLDWKFIVSGRIFVRFPNLIHVDLVRGCVASPKSTGITLNHKLGSFHLDSNLPRNGFVENHVLSVAEVDSALKLLANGYPNLRRLMVLNCSEIGLLCVAEECPTLQELELHKCNDQVLRGIAACQNLQILKLVGNLDGFFGSLVSDIGLTILAQGCRRLVKLELSGCEGSYDGIKAIGQCCQMLEEMTLTDHRIDGGWLCALSYCDNLKTLKFQSCKRIDSSPGADEYLGSCPTLERLHLERCQLRDKRSLRALFLVCEAAREIVLQNCWGLDNDMFGIAGICRRVKFLSVEGCAVLTTHGLESVILSWKELQRLRVVSCNNIKDSEASPALSTLFSDLKELTWRPDTKSLLLSSLVGTGMGKKGGRFFKKA, translated from the exons ATGTCGTTTCCGTCGGTGAAGCCAGAGCCCGGCTCGCCATTGAAGCCCGGCTGGTCGGAGCTCTGGCTCAAGAACAAGAAGGCTCTCAACCAAGCACTCTTCGCCATGAAACTCCAATCCGCCGCCGATTCGGCCAAAACCCAGCTTTTCGACCGCTCCAAGCTCGTCCTTGACCCAACCTCGCTCCTCTCCGACGAGCTTCTCCTCCAAATCCTCTCGAAGCTCCCCCAATCCCAACGGAACTCCAACTTCCTCGTCTCCAAACGCTGGCTGAACCTCCAAGGCCGCCTCGTCCGCTCCCTCAAGGTCCTCGACTGGAAGTTCATTGTCTCCGGCCGCATATTCGTCCGATTCCCAAACCTAATTCACGTCGATCTAGTCCGCGGATGTGTCGCTTCGCCTAAGAGCACAG GTATTACATTGAATCACAAACTTGGCTCTTTCCATCTCGATTCAAATCTCCCCCGAAATGGGTTCGTCGAGAATCACGTTTTGTCAGTTGCCGAAGTCGATTCCGCCTTGAAACTTTTAGCCAATGGGTACCCAAATTTGAGAAGGCTCATGGTTCTTAATTGTAGCGAAATCGGGTTGCTCTGTGTGGCCGAAGAGTGCCCCACATTGCAAGAACTTGAGCTGCATAAATGCAACGATCAGGTTCTTCGCGGAATCGCGGCGTGCCAGAATCTTCAGATTCTGAAATTGGTCGGGAATTTAGACGGGTTTTTCGGGTCTCTGGTTTCGGACATTGGGTTGACGATACTGGCGCAGGGTTGCCGGAGATTGGTGAAGCTCGAGCTGAGTGGATGCGAGGGAAGCTACGATGGGATCAAGGCAATTGGGCAGTGTTGCCAGATGCTCGAAGAAATGACTCTGACAGATCACAGAATAGATGGTGGGTGGTTGTGTGCTCTTTCCTATTGTGACAATCTGAAGACTTTGAAGTTTCAATCTTGCAAGAGGATTGATTCATCTCCCGGGGCGGATGAGTATTTGGGTTCTTGCCCGACGCTCGAGCGCCTGCATTTGGAGAGGTGCCAATTGCGGGACAAGCGGAGTCTGAGAGCTTTGTTTCTTGTCTGTGAAGCTGCAAGGGAGATTGTTCTCCAGAACTGTTGGGGGCTGGACAATGACATGTTTGGAATCGCAGGCATCTGCAG GAGGGTGAAGTTCCTATCTGTGGAAGGCTGTGCTGTACTAACAACTCATGGCCTGGAATCTGTGATTCTTTCGTGGAAGGAGCTTCAGAGACTTCGAGTTGTGTCATGTAACAACATAAAGGACAGTGAAGCAAGTCCTGCACTTTCCACTTTGTTTTCTGATCTGAAAGAATTGACGTGGAGACCAGATACCAAATCTCTTCTTTTGTCAAGCCTCGTGGGGACTGGCATGGGAAAGAAAGGTGGGAGATTCTTCAAGAAGGCTTGA